The Methanocellales archaeon genome has a window encoding:
- the folD gene encoding bifunctional methylenetetrahydrofolate dehydrogenase/methenyltetrahydrofolate cyclohydrolase FolD, whose amino-acid sequence MIIDGRKIADELQEEVAREVKKLRGDYGISPGLATISVGEDPASKTYLSMKRRACENIGIYYEEHIFPKGVRQEEVIKRILELNDDVRIHGILVQLPLPSHLDEEVILEKVSPKKDVDGFHPLNLGNLLIGNENISPCTPSGIVFMLEKIGVDPRGRHAVVVGRSKIVGRPLAAMLLNRDATVTICHSKTKDLGECTKQADILVVAAGRAKLITKEMIKEGTVIIDVGMNRIEGRLCGDVDFEGVKEKASAITPVPGGVGPMTVAMLMKNTLVSAKNTLRG is encoded by the coding sequence ATGATCATCGACGGCCGTAAGATCGCTGACGAACTCCAAGAAGAAGTTGCGAGAGAGGTTAAAAAGCTGAGAGGGGACTACGGCATAAGCCCTGGTTTAGCTACGATCTCCGTCGGGGAAGATCCTGCATCAAAGACCTATCTTTCGATGAAAAGACGAGCTTGTGAGAATATAGGAATATATTACGAAGAGCACATTTTTCCAAAAGGGGTGCGACAGGAAGAGGTGATCAAAAGAATCCTGGAGTTAAACGACGATGTAAGGATTCATGGTATTCTAGTCCAGCTTCCTTTGCCATCACATTTAGATGAAGAGGTGATCTTAGAAAAGGTTTCGCCAAAAAAGGATGTCGACGGATTTCACCCCCTTAACCTAGGTAACCTGCTTATCGGCAACGAAAACATATCGCCTTGTACGCCCTCAGGGATAGTGTTCATGCTAGAAAAGATTGGAGTGGACCCGAGAGGGAGGCATGCTGTTGTAGTCGGTCGAAGTAAGATCGTCGGTAGACCACTTGCAGCGATGCTTCTGAATAGAGATGCGACCGTCACAATATGCCACTCAAAAACGAAGGATCTGGGAGAGTGCACAAAGCAAGCAGACATATTGGTTGTTGCCGCTGGCAGGGCCAAACTAATCACAAAAGAAATGATAAAAGAGGGAACAGTGATTATCGACGTTGGGATGAACAGGATTGAAGGGAGACTTTGTGGCGACGTGGACTTTGAGGGGGTCAAGGAAAAAGCTTCGGCCATCACGCCCGTACCTGGCGGCGTTGGGCCCATGACCGTAGCCATGTTGATGAAGAATACCTTAGTTTCAGCGAAGAACACATTAAGAGGGTAA
- a CDS encoding CDP-2,3-bis-(O-geranylgeranyl)-sn-glycerol synthase yields MFSTILIAVWLMLPAYVANAFAVLTGGGKSIDFEKNFLDGKRIFGNGKTWNGLIGGIIVGMFTGSVQNVLLPSFVLFPLIVLFCLTFGALFGDLCKSFIKRRLDIESGSKVPVMDQLDFVLGAWLFLILFAYPWFSENFTSYHVIVILIMTPFLHRITNIIGYKLGKKDVPW; encoded by the coding sequence TTGTTCAGCACAATATTGATTGCAGTCTGGTTAATGTTACCGGCATATGTGGCAAACGCCTTTGCAGTTTTAACTGGCGGTGGAAAATCCATTGACTTTGAGAAGAATTTTCTCGATGGCAAGAGAATTTTTGGGAACGGCAAAACCTGGAATGGATTGATCGGAGGAATCATTGTTGGCATGTTTACCGGGAGCGTACAAAACGTATTGCTTCCGAGTTTTGTTTTATTTCCCTTGATTGTGTTGTTTTGTTTAACATTTGGGGCTTTATTTGGTGACTTGTGCAAGAGCTTCATCAAAAGAAGACTAGATATTGAAAGTGGGTCGAAAGTTCCAGTAATGGATCAACTGGATTTTGTCCTTGGTGCCTGGTTATTTTTGATATTATTTGCTTACCCCTGGTTCTCGGAGAATTTCACATCGTACCACGTAATCGTTATATTGATCATGACACCATTCTTGCATAGGATTACAAATATCATAGGATATAAATTAGGTAAAAAGGATGTGCCGTGGTAA
- a CDS encoding serine hydroxymethyltransferase: MNDLRLSDVDPEVARAIMQERERERSGLELIASENFVSEAVLEAQGSVMTNKYAEGYPSRRYYGGCEYMDVVENLAIERAKKIFGAEHANVQPHSGSQANMAVYFAMLNVGDTIMGMELSHGGHLTHGSPASFSGRLFNVVTYGVDRKTQMINYDEVEELAKTHKPKMIVAGASAYPREIDFAAFREIADTVGAYLMADMAHIAGLIVAGVHQSPVPHAHFITSTTHKTLRGARGGFILCKKEYAKVIDKTVFPGIQGGPLMHSIAAKAVTFKEAMSPEFINYQKQIVKNSKALAEELINKGFDLVSGGTDNHLVLVDLTSKGITGKAAEEALSEVNIVVNKNTIPFDPQSPFIASGIRIGTPAVTTRGMKEREMREIAGMITTVLSDIGNQMIRRNVKEEVERICNQFPLY; the protein is encoded by the coding sequence GTGAATGACTTGAGGTTAAGCGACGTTGATCCAGAAGTGGCAAGAGCCATTATGCAGGAAAGGGAAAGGGAAAGGTCTGGATTGGAGTTGATCGCCTCTGAAAACTTTGTTAGCGAGGCGGTCCTAGAGGCGCAGGGCTCCGTCATGACGAACAAGTATGCTGAGGGATATCCATCGCGGCGATACTACGGTGGTTGTGAATACATGGACGTCGTGGAAAACTTGGCTATCGAGAGGGCTAAGAAGATTTTTGGTGCAGAACATGCGAACGTCCAACCACACTCCGGCTCTCAAGCAAACATGGCCGTTTACTTCGCCATGCTAAATGTCGGCGATACCATCATGGGGATGGAATTATCCCATGGCGGCCACCTAACACATGGGAGCCCAGCAAGCTTTTCGGGGAGGCTCTTTAACGTCGTCACCTATGGTGTGGATAGAAAGACACAAATGATAAATTATGATGAGGTGGAAGAGCTCGCAAAAACACACAAGCCCAAGATGATCGTGGCTGGTGCCAGTGCATATCCAAGGGAGATAGATTTTGCTGCCTTCAGAGAGATAGCTGATACAGTCGGTGCATACTTAATGGCTGACATGGCCCATATCGCTGGACTGATCGTGGCTGGAGTTCACCAGAGTCCTGTACCGCATGCTCATTTCATCACGAGCACCACCCATAAGACCTTGCGTGGCGCTCGAGGAGGATTCATCCTCTGCAAAAAGGAATACGCCAAGGTGATAGACAAGACTGTTTTTCCGGGAATCCAGGGCGGTCCTTTGATGCATTCCATCGCTGCCAAGGCTGTCACGTTCAAAGAGGCGATGAGTCCTGAGTTCATAAATTATCAAAAGCAGATCGTAAAGAATTCAAAGGCATTAGCTGAGGAGCTTATAAACAAAGGGTTTGATTTGGTCTCGGGTGGAACTGATAACCACCTGGTGCTTGTAGATCTGACCAGCAAGGGGATAACAGGCAAAGCGGCTGAAGAGGCTTTAAGTGAGGTTAACATCGTCGTGAATAAGAATACCATCCCGTTTGATCCACAAAGTCCGTTCATCGCTTCCGGTATACGGATAGGCACGCCGGCAGTGACGACGAGGGGCATGAAAGAGCGCGAGATGAGAGAAATAGCGGGAATGATCACTACGGTATTATCAGATATTGGTAACCAGATGATACGCCGAAATGTCAAAGAAGAAGTAGAGAGAATTTGTAATCAATTTCCACTTTATTAA
- a CDS encoding radical SAM protein: MSSYQSRLNPGLPKHTTSLCPDCKKVVDATIFERDGAVWMSKECPEHGLFEDVYWSDADMYLRVEKYAYDGTGVQNPQTAASNCPFDCGLCDIHLSSTCLGNIDVTNRCNLSCDFCFANANVQKRVYEPSFEQIKDMLAALRGERPVPTPAVQFSGGEPTLRSDLPKIIKLAKKMGFLQVQIATNGVRLGEDPKYAQTLKDAGLSTVYLHFDGVSKKTEPLIEIRKKAIEHCRKARQGVTLVPTVINGFNDHEVGDTIRLAMENIDVIRGVNFQPIAFTGAASTEERTRQRFTIPDLADRIEQQTNGAIKKSDFYPVPCVVSLSKLVEEYTKKPQIAFSAHPHCGVATYVFVDGKELVPINRFVDVDKFFQSVDEVIGILKSGGLLGGSKAMMKGAKVINDCVHENAQPKNVHFKEMLKQILKKQNYKSLGEFHWNVLFIGAMHFQDSYNYDIERVKRCVIHYATPDPKRRIVPFCAYNSGPTFREEIEQKYSIPLKEWESQHKT; encoded by the coding sequence TTGAGTTCTTACCAAAGTAGACTTAACCCTGGACTGCCCAAGCATACCACTTCTTTGTGCCCGGATTGCAAGAAGGTCGTTGATGCGACCATCTTCGAGCGAGATGGTGCCGTTTGGATGTCGAAGGAGTGCCCGGAGCATGGTCTCTTTGAGGATGTCTACTGGTCAGATGCTGATATGTATCTTAGGGTTGAGAAATATGCATATGACGGAACAGGGGTTCAAAATCCGCAGACTGCTGCATCAAACTGTCCATTTGATTGCGGTCTTTGCGACATTCATCTGAGTTCCACTTGTCTCGGAAACATCGATGTTACGAATAGATGCAACCTATCATGCGATTTTTGTTTCGCAAATGCTAACGTACAAAAAAGAGTGTACGAGCCCTCTTTTGAGCAAATAAAGGATATGCTCGCTGCGTTAAGGGGGGAACGCCCGGTCCCCACACCGGCAGTTCAATTTTCTGGTGGGGAGCCGACCCTTAGGTCAGACCTCCCGAAGATCATCAAGCTTGCCAAAAAAATGGGATTCCTACAGGTACAGATAGCTACAAATGGCGTCAGATTGGGGGAGGATCCCAAATATGCTCAAACGCTAAAGGATGCGGGACTAAGCACAGTTTACCTTCATTTCGATGGAGTGTCGAAAAAGACAGAGCCCCTGATAGAGATTAGAAAGAAGGCGATCGAGCATTGTCGCAAGGCAAGGCAGGGAGTTACGCTCGTCCCAACCGTCATCAATGGTTTTAACGATCATGAAGTAGGGGATACCATCCGGCTTGCCATGGAGAATATCGACGTTATAAGGGGCGTTAATTTCCAACCTATCGCATTTACGGGTGCAGCTTCCACTGAAGAGAGAACGCGTCAAAGGTTCACGATCCCCGATCTGGCAGATCGAATAGAGCAACAGACAAACGGAGCGATCAAAAAAAGCGATTTTTACCCGGTTCCATGCGTCGTATCGCTATCAAAATTAGTCGAGGAATACACGAAAAAGCCCCAGATTGCGTTCAGCGCTCACCCGCATTGTGGCGTTGCTACATACGTGTTCGTAGATGGAAAAGAGCTTGTGCCAATCAATCGCTTCGTGGACGTGGATAAGTTCTTCCAATCTGTGGATGAGGTGATCGGCATCTTAAAGTCTGGTGGTTTATTGGGCGGATCAAAAGCAATGATGAAAGGTGCGAAAGTGATAAACGATTGCGTCCATGAGAATGCGCAGCCAAAAAATGTGCACTTCAAGGAGATGCTTAAACAGATACTGAAAAAACAGAACTATAAGTCGTTGGGAGAATTCCATTGGAACGTTCTATTCATCGGAGCAATGCACTTCCAAGACTCCTACAATTATGACATAGAACGTGTTAAGCGGTGCGTAATTCATTATGCCACGCCCGACCCAAAAAGAAGGATTGTACCCTTCTGCGCGTACAATTCTGGTCCGACTTTTAGAGAAGAGATAGAGCAAAAATATAGCATTCCGTTGAAGGAGTGGGAAAGCCAGCATAAAACATGA
- the argF gene encoding ornithine carbamoyltransferase produces the protein MNFISMADLSPEDILDILDKAEDMKGKRKQGVDLLRNKSLVMLFEKPSTRTRASFEVAMTELGGHAICLNWQEIQLGRGESLEDTARVLSSYVNGIMIRAEHSKVLKMAKSSSVPVINGLTELEHPCQSLADLLTIREFKGGFSGLKFGWIGDGNNVCNSSILAGALVGMKVVVACPKGYEPNADILEKSRILGGNTKITHDVREAAKNADILYTDVWVSMGDEAQKKKRMLDFKGFQINADVVKMAKDDVIVMHCLPAHRGAEIAPEIIDDPHSVIFAQAENRLHAQKALLVRLLG, from the coding sequence ATGAATTTCATTTCAATGGCAGACCTGTCGCCTGAGGACATCCTGGATATTCTCGACAAAGCAGAGGATATGAAGGGAAAGCGAAAGCAGGGAGTCGATTTGCTGAGAAATAAGAGCCTGGTCATGCTCTTTGAAAAGCCGTCCACTCGCACAAGAGCCTCATTTGAGGTTGCGATGACCGAACTGGGTGGGCATGCAATATGCCTGAACTGGCAGGAAATCCAGCTCGGAAGAGGTGAGAGCCTGGAGGATACTGCGCGCGTGCTATCCAGTTACGTAAACGGAATAATGATTCGTGCAGAGCATTCAAAGGTTCTTAAAATGGCAAAAAGCTCGAGCGTCCCGGTTATCAATGGCTTGACAGAATTGGAGCACCCCTGCCAATCTCTCGCCGATCTTTTGACGATCCGTGAGTTCAAGGGGGGATTTTCGGGTCTGAAGTTTGGCTGGATCGGAGACGGCAACAACGTATGCAACTCCTCCATCTTGGCTGGCGCTCTGGTTGGCATGAAGGTCGTAGTGGCGTGTCCGAAAGGATATGAGCCCAATGCCGATATCTTGGAAAAGTCGAGAATCCTGGGAGGAAATACGAAAATAACCCATGATGTCCGGGAGGCGGCGAAGAATGCAGATATACTATATACGGACGTTTGGGTTTCGATGGGCGACGAGGCGCAGAAAAAGAAGAGAATGCTCGATTTTAAAGGATTTCAGATTAATGCGGATGTTGTAAAGATGGCAAAGGATGATGTCATAGTAATGCATTGTCTGCCTGCCCATAGAGGAGCTGAGATAGCTCCAGAAATCATCGACGATCCGCATTCGGTCATATTTGCGCAGGCAGAAAACAGGTTGCATGCTCAGAAGGCGCTGTTGGTTAGGCTTTTGGGATGA
- a CDS encoding serine protease, which yields MITKTLSRTKNSTYAVIAPNPDPKTKGFPTPMGTGFFISSEGYFITARHVIEKRNPKGNPIITTSGYSELYEGKDITLTKCIPRITIYFIEIIKEWPEFDLVLLKADINKNKKEKDVLASDEQIEYLDINFNIIKEGSKVYSFGYPLSKIKIEGNSNSMFGFHFYSPRITSMIISSHYEVIGPIFGGRPFPKHYVLDKALNYGSSGSPVVEEGTGCVISVCTKFQPVYIPQQNLSIMIPSLYGISISLKNIENELRKYIK from the coding sequence GTGATAACTAAGACTTTATCAAGAACTAAGAATTCTACTTATGCAGTTATTGCACCTAACCCCGATCCTAAAACCAAGGGATTCCCAACACCTATGGGAACTGGATTTTTCATTTCCTCTGAGGGATATTTTATTACTGCGAGACATGTAATTGAAAAGAGAAATCCAAAAGGAAATCCTATTATCACCACATCAGGATATTCTGAGTTATATGAAGGAAAAGATATTACGTTAACCAAATGCATCCCCCGAATTACGATTTATTTTATTGAAATCATAAAAGAGTGGCCCGAATTTGATTTAGTATTGTTAAAAGCGGATATTAATAAGAATAAAAAAGAAAAGGATGTTTTAGCGTCTGATGAACAAATTGAGTATTTAGATATTAATTTTAACATAATTAAAGAAGGGTCGAAGGTTTACAGTTTTGGTTATCCATTATCTAAAATTAAGATTGAAGGTAATTCTAACTCAATGTTTGGATTCCATTTCTATTCTCCACGGATTACCTCGATGATAATATCATCCCATTACGAAGTAATTGGCCCTATATTTGGAGGACGCCCTTTTCCAAAGCATTACGTCCTTGATAAAGCATTGAATTATGGGAGTAGTGGCAGTCCAGTGGTTGAGGAGGGAACTGGCTGCGTAATTTCTGTTTGCACAAAATTTCAACCAGTTTATATTCCACAACAAAACCTCAGCATTATGATACCATCTCTTTACGGTATTAGTATATCATTGAAAAACATTGAAAATGAATTAAGAAAATACATTAAATAA
- the pyrE gene encoding orotate phosphoribosyltransferase, translated as MSDRELLKALKSSLKFGDFTLSSGLKSSYYVDKYIFETDPNCLEAIGNKISGLIPPGTKKLAAIELGSISLVAVASVKTKLPYVIVRKQKKGYATKKLIEGEICPGETVIVVEDVITTGSEAVRAVQTLRDHGAIVYFVLAVVDREEGARENLMAIGVSLVSIAKSSELLDQS; from the coding sequence ATGAGCGATAGGGAACTGCTAAAGGCATTGAAAAGCTCCCTTAAGTTCGGTGATTTTACGCTCTCATCTGGTTTAAAAAGCAGTTATTATGTCGACAAATACATTTTCGAAACCGATCCCAATTGTTTGGAAGCCATAGGCAATAAGATCTCGGGTCTGATCCCGCCGGGCACAAAAAAGCTTGCTGCGATCGAACTTGGATCTATATCGTTGGTTGCAGTGGCAAGCGTCAAGACCAAATTACCCTATGTGATCGTTAGGAAGCAAAAGAAAGGATATGCCACAAAGAAGTTAATTGAAGGGGAGATATGTCCAGGAGAGACGGTCATTGTGGTTGAGGATGTTATCACTACCGGCTCTGAAGCGGTCAGGGCGGTACAAACGTTACGGGACCATGGAGCAATCGTGTATTTCGTCCTTGCAGTTGTTGATCGAGAGGAGGGGGCCAGAGAAAATTTGATGGCGATAGGGGTCTCCTTGGTCTCTATAGCCAAATCAAGTGAATTGTTGGACCAGAGTTGA